The Prunus persica cultivar Lovell chromosome G7, Prunus_persica_NCBIv2, whole genome shotgun sequence genome has a segment encoding these proteins:
- the LOC18771054 gene encoding transcription repressor OFP8, with protein MENRFKLKLSNMIRSSFGSCRSRNLSDVIQKAVFLPENQQDLPTIEPPKQVARPFPSICRPKCSDPNQPIINNHCVISTKDVMLPRRKIFERCSPFVKPFNPDGQTCPPASPFAALNPFYDHHDKSFRQRKNRDKKKKKKNKKKKTSNAKKNKPSSEFFPFSSSSFDSNNYKGWWSSSDDEKREDETDTLFSSKSHSSDSSGSRLRRRPPRNGHSTSRRRASSEVGLLPIQGKVKDSFAVVKKSSDPYNDFRTSMVEMIVEKQIFSAQDLEQLLQCFLSLNSSLHHRVILEVFTEIWEALFSNWGS; from the coding sequence ATGGAAAACCGATTCAAGCTCAAGCTTTCTAACATGATTCGCTCCTCATTTGGCTCCTGCCGATCCCGAAACTTATCGGATGTGATCCAAAAAGCAGTGTTCTTGCCTGAAAACCAGCAAGACTTGCCCACCATTGAGCCTCCTAAGCAGGTGGCTCGACCCTTCCCCTCCATTTGCAGACCCAAATGCTCAGACCCCAACCAACCCATCATCAACAATCACTGTGTCATCTCTACCAAAGATGTCATGCTCCCAAGACGCAAAATTTTTGAACGTTGTTCACCTTTTGTTAAGCCCTTTAACCCTGATGGCCAAACATGCCCTCCAGCCTCACCTTTCGCAGCTTTAAACCCTTTCTACGACCACCATGATAAGAGCTTCAGACAGAGAAAAAACAgagataagaaaaagaagaaaaagaacaagaagaagaagacgagcAATGCTAAGAAGAACAAGCCGAGCAGCGAGTTTTTCCCCTTcagctcttcttcttttgatagTAATAACTACAAAGGGTGGTGGTCGAGCAGCGATGACGAGAAGAGAGAGGACGAGACAgatactctgttttcttcaaaGAGCCACTCTTCTGATTCATCTGGGTCTCGATTACGACGTCGTCCTCCACGAAACGGACACAGTACTAGCCGGAGAAGAGCGAGCTCTGAAGTGGGTCTGCTTCCGATACAAGGAAAAGTGAAGGATAGCTTTGCGGTGGTGAAGAAGTCGAGCGATCCGTACAATGACTTCAGGACATCAATGGTGGAAATGATCGTTGAGAAGCAGATATTTTCAGCCCAGGATCTCGAGCAGCTTTTGCAGTGTTTTCTGTCACTGAATTCGTCGCTTCATCATAGAGTTATTCTTGAGGTTTTCACTGAGATTTGGGAAGCTCTGTTCTCTAACTGGGGATCTTGA
- the LOC18769418 gene encoding uncharacterized protein LOC18769418 isoform X2: protein MVKKNPELLPKVEHPELLPKVEPTLAKDVNKKKRKKKNPQKPILIYVDADVNPIIDAQKSIVINQALQKSAIKANPEPVPILTAVKSKKRKRKKSKTTVPVDAANQVDVAAQVGAAGQEDAAKKVKVDAELEPILTAVKSKKRKKKKSKTRAPVDAPEPILKAVKSNKSKTKAVKSKKSKTKAVKSKKSKTTAAKKIDAAKNVEGPKYVEICVICRKKGHLIPTCPELNEKIVPNPNHNTEQKKESGKKGSARPQPPQDVKMRKGQEDRLLVTGCALQVDPMADETYGGKEDESTVKLKEGQKDRLLVTGCALQADPMADETYDGKEDESTVKLKEGQEDRLLATGCMLQVDSMADETYGGKEDESTGESFTRKSCKIR from the exons AtggtgaaaaaaaacccagaaCTCCTCCCAAAGGTAGAGCACCCCGAACTGCTCCCAAAAGTAGAGCCAACACTCGCAAAAGACgtaaacaagaagaagaggaagaagaagaaccctCAGAAACCAATcttaatctatgttgatgctGATGTAAATCCCATTATTGATGCCCAAAAATCTATTGTAATAAATCAAGCTCTACAGAAGTCAGCAATAAAGGCAAATCCAGAGCCAGTGCCAATTCTCACAGCAGTCAAAagcaagaagaggaagagaaagaagagcaaAACCACAGTCCCTGTTGAT GCGGCAAACCAAGTTGATGTTGCAGCCCAAGTTGGTGCGGCAGGACAAGAAGATGCGGCAAAGAAAGTTAAAGTTGATGCGGAGCTAGAGCCAATACTCACAGCAGTCAAAagcaagaagag gaagaaaaagaagagcaaAACCAGAGCCCCTGTTGATGCGCCAGAGCCAATACTCAAAGCAGTAAAAAGCAACAAGAGCAAAACCAAAGCAGTCAAAAGCAAGAAGAGCAAAACCAAAGCAGTCAAAAGCAAGAAGAGCAAAACCACAGCGGCAAAGAAAATTGATGCGGCAAAGAATGTTGAAGGGCCAAAATATGTTGAA ATATGTGTGATATGCCGGAAAAAAGGGCATCTCATCCCAACTTGCCCTGAGCTGAACGAGAAGATTGTTCCCAACCCGAACCACAATACTGAACAGAAAAAGGAATCCGGGAAGAAGGGTTCTGCGCGCCCTCAGCCTCCTCAAGATG TGAAAATGAGGAAAGGTCAAGAGGACAGGTTACTCGTTACTGGTTGCGCTCTTCAGGTTGATCCCATGGCAGATGAGACGTATGGTGGTAAAGAAGACGAGTCCACTGTGAAACTGAAAGAGGGCCAAAAGGACAGGTTACTTGTGACTGGTTGCGCTCTTCAGGCTGACCCCATGGCAGATGAGACATACGATGGTAAAGAAGACGAGTCCACTGTGAAACTGAAAGAAGGCCAAGAGGACAGGTTACTTGCGACTGGTTGCATGCTTCAGGTTGATTCCATGGCAGATGAGACGTATGGTGGTAAAGAAGACGAGTCCACTGGTGAAAGTTTCACAAGAAAGTCATGTAAAATCAGATAA
- the LOC18769370 gene encoding uncharacterized protein LOC18769370 — protein MQRYPDQRSRSAKPVTIHGYAQSGDLLGFQKLLRENPSLLNERNAIMAQTPLHVSAGYNKAEIVKFLLDWQGPDKVELEARNMYGETPLHMAAKNGCNDAARLLLVHGAFVEAKANNGMTPLHLAVWYSLRAEEFSTVKTLLEYNADCSAKDDEGMTPLNHLSKGRENGKLQALLLSHFEEQRRRRAIEACSETKAKMDELENELSNIVGLHELKVQLQKWAKGMLLDERRKALGLKVGTRRPPHMAFLGNPGTGKTMVARILGRLLHMVGILPTDKVTEVQRTDLVGEFVGHTGPKTRRKIKDAEGGILFVDEAYRLIPMQKADDKDYGLEALEEIMSVMDSGKIVVIFAGYSEPMKRVIASNEGFCRRVTKFFNFSDFSSEDLAKILHIKMNNQTEESLLYGFQLHSSCSVEAVAELIRRETTEKQCKEMNGGLVDTMLVNARESLDLRLNFDCIDTDELRTITLEDLQAGLRILSQ, from the exons ATGCAGAGGTATCCAGATCAACGGTCAAGATCTGCCAAGCCCGTCACCATTCATGGCTACGCTCAGTCTGGGGACCTTCTTGGGTTTCAGAAGCTGCTCCGGGAAAACCCATCTCTTCTAAACGAAAGAAATGCCATC ATGGCACAAACTCCACTTCATGTTTCTGCTGGTTACAATAAGGCTGAGATAGTTAAATTTCTTCTTGATTGGCAAGGGCCAGATAAGGTTGAGTTGGAAGCCAGGAACATG TATGGAGAAACACCATTGCACATGGCAGCTAAGAATGGATGCAATGATGCTGCACGGTTGCTTCTTGTTCACGGTGCTTTTGTTGAAGCCAAAGCAAAT AATGGAATGACACCATTACACCTTGCTGTGTGGTACTCACTTCGAGCAGAAGAGTTCTCAACTGTCAAAACATTACTTGAGTACAATGCTGATTGCAGTGCCAAGGACGAT GAGGGTATGACTCCCCTAAATCACCTTTCAAAAGGCCGTGAAAATGGAAAGCTGCAGGCACTATTACTGTCTCACTTTGAAGAgcagaggagaagaagagcAATTGAAGCATGCAGCGAAACTAAAGCTAAGATGGATGAACTTGAAAATGAATTATCAAATATTGTTGGTTTGCATGAGCTCAAGGTACAACTACAGAAATGGGCAAAGGGGATGCTTTTGGATGAGAGGCGTAAGGCCCTTGGGCTGAAAGTTGGCACAAGGAGACCCCCTCATATGGCGTTTCTTGGCAATCCTGGAACAG GTAAGACAATGGTAGCTCGAATTCTTGGAAGATTACTCCATATGGTGGGAATTCTACCTACTGACAAAGTAACAGAAGTACAGCGAACTGATTTGGTTGGGGAATTTGTTGGTCATACTGGACCAAAAACTAGGAGGAAG ATTAAAGACGCAGAGGGAGGAATTCTTTTTGTAGATGAAGCTTATCGACTAATACCTATGCAGAAGGCAGACGATAAAGACTATGGTTTGGAAGCATTGGAAGAGATCATGTCTGTCATGGATAGTGGAAAAATTGTAGTCATATTTGCGGGATATAGCGAACCAATGAAACGAGTAATTGCTTCCAATGAAGGTTTCTGCCGGCGTGTGAccaagtttttcaattttagcgACTTCAGTTCTGAAGACCTAGCAAAGATTCTCCATATCAAGATGAACAATCAAACAGAGGAAAGCTTGTTGTATGGGTTTCAGTTACATTCTTCTTGCAGTGTAGAAGCGGTTGCAGAACTGATTCGACGAGAGACAACAGAAAAGCAGTGTAAGGAGATGAATGGAGGTTTAGTGGATACGATGTTAGTTAATGCTAGAGAAAGTTTGGACCTTAGGCTCAATTTTGACTGTATAGACACAGATGAACTTAGAACAATCACCCTAGAGGATTTACAAGCAGGCCTTCGGATTTTGTCACAATGA
- the LOC18770572 gene encoding 60S ribosomal protein L37-3, giving the protein MSKGTASFGKRRNKTHTLCVRCGRRSFHLQKSRCASCGFPSSRIRKYNWSVKAIRRKTTGTGRMRYLRHVAVRFKFNFREGTEAGPRKKRASSSSQASSL; this is encoded by the exons ATG AGCAAAGGAACGGCAAGCTTCGGGAAGAGGAGGAACAAGACCCACACGCTGTGCGTGCGGTGCGGCCGCCGTAGCTTCCACCTTCAGAAGAGCCGTTGCGCCTCCTGTGGCTTCCCTTCCAGCCGTATCAGAAAAT ataACTGGAGCGTGAAGGCGATCCGAAGAAAGACAACAGGGACTGGTAGAATGAGGTACCTTCGCCACGTTGCTGTGAGATTCAAGTTTAACTTCAGAGAAG GTACCGAGGCAGGtccaagaaagaagagagcTTCGTCATCGTCTCAAGCTTCGAGCCTCTGA
- the LOC18769418 gene encoding uncharacterized protein LOC18769418 isoform X1 codes for MVKKNPELLPKVEHPELLPKVEPTLAKDVNKKKRKKKNPQKPILIYVDADVNPIIDAQKSIVINQALQKSAIKANPEPVPILTAVKSKKRKRKKSKTTVPVDAANQVDVAAQVGAAGQEDAAKKVKVDAELEPILTAVKSKKRKKKKSKTKKRKKKKSKTRAPVDAPEPILKAVKSNKSKTKAVKSKKSKTKAVKSKKSKTTAAKKIDAAKNVEGPKYVEICVICRKKGHLIPTCPELNEKIVPNPNHNTEQKKESGKKGSARPQPPQDVKMRKGQEDRLLVTGCALQVDPMADETYGGKEDESTVKLKEGQKDRLLVTGCALQADPMADETYDGKEDESTVKLKEGQEDRLLATGCMLQVDSMADETYGGKEDESTGESFTRKSCKIR; via the exons AtggtgaaaaaaaacccagaaCTCCTCCCAAAGGTAGAGCACCCCGAACTGCTCCCAAAAGTAGAGCCAACACTCGCAAAAGACgtaaacaagaagaagaggaagaagaagaaccctCAGAAACCAATcttaatctatgttgatgctGATGTAAATCCCATTATTGATGCCCAAAAATCTATTGTAATAAATCAAGCTCTACAGAAGTCAGCAATAAAGGCAAATCCAGAGCCAGTGCCAATTCTCACAGCAGTCAAAagcaagaagaggaagagaaagaagagcaaAACCACAGTCCCTGTTGAT GCGGCAAACCAAGTTGATGTTGCAGCCCAAGTTGGTGCGGCAGGACAAGAAGATGCGGCAAAGAAAGTTAAAGTTGATGCGGAGCTAGAGCCAATACTCACAGCAGTCAAAagcaagaagaggaagaaaaagaagagcaaaaccaagaagaggaagaaaaagaagagcaaAACCAGAGCCCCTGTTGATGCGCCAGAGCCAATACTCAAAGCAGTAAAAAGCAACAAGAGCAAAACCAAAGCAGTCAAAAGCAAGAAGAGCAAAACCAAAGCAGTCAAAAGCAAGAAGAGCAAAACCACAGCGGCAAAGAAAATTGATGCGGCAAAGAATGTTGAAGGGCCAAAATATGTTGAA ATATGTGTGATATGCCGGAAAAAAGGGCATCTCATCCCAACTTGCCCTGAGCTGAACGAGAAGATTGTTCCCAACCCGAACCACAATACTGAACAGAAAAAGGAATCCGGGAAGAAGGGTTCTGCGCGCCCTCAGCCTCCTCAAGATG TGAAAATGAGGAAAGGTCAAGAGGACAGGTTACTCGTTACTGGTTGCGCTCTTCAGGTTGATCCCATGGCAGATGAGACGTATGGTGGTAAAGAAGACGAGTCCACTGTGAAACTGAAAGAGGGCCAAAAGGACAGGTTACTTGTGACTGGTTGCGCTCTTCAGGCTGACCCCATGGCAGATGAGACATACGATGGTAAAGAAGACGAGTCCACTGTGAAACTGAAAGAAGGCCAAGAGGACAGGTTACTTGCGACTGGTTGCATGCTTCAGGTTGATTCCATGGCAGATGAGACGTATGGTGGTAAAGAAGACGAGTCCACTGGTGAAAGTTTCACAAGAAAGTCATGTAAAATCAGATAA
- the LOC18769418 gene encoding uncharacterized protein LOC18769418 isoform X3 — protein MVKKNPELLPKVEHPELLPKVEPTLAKDVNKKKRKKKNPQKPILIYVDADVNPIIDAQKSIVINQALQKSAIKANPEPVPILTAVKSKKRKRKKSKTTVPVDAAKKVKVDAEPEPILTAVKSKKRKKKKSKTRAPVDAPEPILKAVKSNKSKTKAVKSKKSKTKAVKSKKSKTTAAKKIDAAKNVEGPKYVEICVICRKKGHLIPTCPELNEKIVPNPNHNTEQKKESGKKGSARPQPPQDVKMRKGQEDRLLVTGCALQVDPMADETYGGKEDESTVKLKEGQKDRLLVTGCALQADPMADETYDGKEDESTVKLKEGQEDRLLATGCMLQVDSMADETYGGKEDESTGESFTRKSCKIR, from the exons AtggtgaaaaaaaacccagaaCTCCTCCCAAAGGTAGAGCACCCCGAACTGCTCCCAAAAGTAGAGCCAACACTCGCAAAAGACgtaaacaagaagaagaggaagaagaagaaccctCAGAAACCAATcttaatctatgttgatgctGATGTAAATCCCATTATTGATGCCCAAAAATCTATTGTAATAAATCAAGCTCTACAGAAGTCAGCAATAAAGGCAAATCCAGAGCCAGTGCCAATTCTCACAGCAGTCAAAagcaagaagaggaagagaaagaagagcaaAACCACAGTCCCTGTTGATGCGGCAAAGAAAGTTAAAGTTGATGCGGAGCCAGAGCCAATACTCACAGCAGTCAAAAGCAAGAAGAG gaagaaaaagaagagcaaAACCAGAGCCCCTGTTGATGCGCCAGAGCCAATACTCAAAGCAGTAAAAAGCAACAAGAGCAAAACCAAAGCAGTCAAAAGCAAGAAGAGCAAAACCAAAGCAGTCAAAAGCAAGAAGAGCAAAACCACAGCGGCAAAGAAAATTGATGCGGCAAAGAATGTTGAAGGGCCAAAATATGTTGAA ATATGTGTGATATGCCGGAAAAAAGGGCATCTCATCCCAACTTGCCCTGAGCTGAACGAGAAGATTGTTCCCAACCCGAACCACAATACTGAACAGAAAAAGGAATCCGGGAAGAAGGGTTCTGCGCGCCCTCAGCCTCCTCAAGATG TGAAAATGAGGAAAGGTCAAGAGGACAGGTTACTCGTTACTGGTTGCGCTCTTCAGGTTGATCCCATGGCAGATGAGACGTATGGTGGTAAAGAAGACGAGTCCACTGTGAAACTGAAAGAGGGCCAAAAGGACAGGTTACTTGTGACTGGTTGCGCTCTTCAGGCTGACCCCATGGCAGATGAGACATACGATGGTAAAGAAGACGAGTCCACTGTGAAACTGAAAGAAGGCCAAGAGGACAGGTTACTTGCGACTGGTTGCATGCTTCAGGTTGATTCCATGGCAGATGAGACGTATGGTGGTAAAGAAGACGAGTCCACTGGTGAAAGTTTCACAAGAAAGTCATGTAAAATCAGATAA
- the LOC18769833 gene encoding uncharacterized protein LOC18769833: protein MVSTSLSILSSTSSFPSNSNAYTDASSTSTSLKVRPFGLSKRSLKFPKASKLAPFKVFGSSSINPIEDGSAEQFLRNNSIADFMRFKRGVDGGTGELQTAVVSYKKRFPWSLLRPFLQVDLVSTIHIADKEYFETLQKELESYDCVLYEMVTSRESLENRRILAATKRLKVKGSRSKGFNILGCIQRQMARFLTLDFQLDCLDYESENWYHADLDFETFQLLQQEKGESFFTFARDMTVRSTKAMIQTATIPEGLGPWRSKLKWAARVLPMPLVGLLIIGGVCADTGSEDSEFPEFEALSRLDFGAAMKVFLAKRLTSEFTQATADVEESSVIIGERNRAAMDALRKAIDGGNNRIAILYGGGHMPDLGRRLQELELIPTQAQWISAWSIRKQDLNSSSLPFLKKMAEVSGWPLNRYQTLALLIFSSVLALDLWFWELFFGTAVNWSYQLASQVSEYIDNSGMSL, encoded by the exons ATGGTCTCAACTTCACTCTCAATTCTCTCATCTACATCCTCGTTTCCCTCCAATTCCAACGCTTACACCGATGCTTCTTCCACTTCTACAAGCCTTAAAGTCAGGCCCTTTGGATTATCCAAACGAAGCCTTAAATTTCCCAAAGCCTCAAAGCTAGCTCCTTTCAAGGTTTTTGgttcttcttcaatcaaccCAATTGAGGATGGCTCGGCTGAGCAGTTTTTACGAAACAATTCGATTGCGGATTTCATGAGGTTCAAAAGGGGCGTTGATGGAGGCACTGGGGAGTTGCAAACTGCGGTTGTTAGCTACAAAAAGAGGTTCCCTTGGTCGCTTTTGAGGCCTTTTCTTCAG GTTGATTTGGTTTCGACAATTCACATCGCGGATAAAGA GTACTTTGAGACCCTGCAAAAGGAACTTGAGTCCTATGATTGTGTCCTTTATGAGATGGTAACAAGCAGGGAGAGTTTAGAGAACAGAAGAATCCTTGCTGCCACAAAAAGACTCAAAGTCAAAGGTTCACGCTCAAAAGGATTTAACATTCTGGGATGCATTCAGAGACAGATGGCTCGATTTCTGACGCTTGATTTCCAATTAGACTGTCTTGATTACGAGTCTGAGAATTGGTACCATGCAGACCTCGACTTCGAGACTTTCCAATTGCTtcag CAAGAAAAAGGTGAAAGCTTCTTCACATTTGCAAGAGACATGACTGTTAGATCCACGAAAGCTATGATTCAAACTGCTACAATCCCAGAAGGCCTTGGTCCTTGGAGATCTAAGCTTAAGTGGGCTGCACGTGTGCTTCCTATGCCACTTGTCGGCCTTCTCATTATTGGAGGTGTCTGTGCAGACACGGGCAGTGAGGACTCGGAATTTCCAGAATTTGAAGCCTTGTCTAGGCTTGATTTTGGTGCAGCAATGAAGGTCTTCTTGGCAAAGAGGCTTACATCCGA ATTCACGCAGGCTACGGCTGATGTAGAAGAGAGCTCTGTGATTATTGGTGAGAGAAACAGAGCCGCCATGGATGCACTCAGAAAAGCAATCGACGGTGGAAATAACAGGATTGCAATACTATACGGAGGGGGTCACATGCCGGATCTCGGGAGGCGATTACAAGAGCTGGAGCTGATCCCTACTCAGGCGCAGTGGATATCTGCGTGGTCCATAAGAAAGCAGGATTTGAATAGCAGTTCCCTTccatttctgaagaaaatggCTGAAGTATCAGGTTGGCCTTTGAACCGCTACCAGACTTTGGCGTTGCTCATATTTTCCTCGGTGCTTGCATTGGATCTCTGGTTTTGGGAGCTCTTTTTTGGCACTGCTGTGAACTGGTCCTATCAACTTGCTTCACAGGTTTCTGAATATATTGATAACTCAGGGATGAGTTTGTAG
- the LOC18770342 gene encoding probable polyol transporter 6 translates to MEPSNKDHHYHLLAAADSESESPFSADTQLKSDSKRQPTWPVLATGASDHPPEKLKATQPSLNKYALAGALLASTNSVLLGYDIGVMSGAALFIREDLNISTTQVEILVGSLNVCSLIGSLASGKTSDWIGRRYTIVLAAATFLIGALLMGLAPSFPFLIAGRVVAGIGVGYSLMIAPVYVAELSPALTRGFLSSLPEVFINGGILLGYISNYALSGMPQNINWRLMLGLAAFPAIAVALAVLAMPESPRWLVMKGRLDEAKQVLMRTSETKEEAELRLKEIAKAASSLLITSTPAAGTSLSSNWHGQGVWRELLLRPTRPIRRILIAAIGVNFFMQASGNDAVVYYSPEVFREAGIHNKKHLVGVTILMGIAKTSFVLVSALFLDRFGRRPLLLLGSIGMAISLACLGFGSKFLEFSGDKPDWAIGLCVVAVCSAASFFSIGLGPITWVYSSEIFPMRLRAQGSSLAIGVNRLVSGLVAMTFLSISREITFGGMFFALAGIMVVGTVFFYFFLPETKGKSLEEIGVLFEDQVHEEEDEENHKMLLC, encoded by the exons ATGGAGCCAAGCAACAAGGACCACCATTATCACTTACTTGCTGCTGCTGATTCAGAGTCTGAATCCCCATTTTCTGCAGATACCCAACTGAAAAGTGACAGTAAAAGACAACCAACATGGCCTGTGCTGGCCACCGGAGCTTCTGATCATCCACCGGAAAAACTCAAAGCCACACAGCCCAGTCTCAACAAATATGCTCTTGCTGGTGCTTTGTTGGCTTCCACCAACTCTGTTCTCTTGGGTTATG ATATTGGGGTGATGAGTGGTGCTGCTCTTTTCATCAGGGAGGACCTTAAtatctcaacaacccaagtagaAATCTTGGTTGGTTCTCTGAATGTATGTTCTTTGATTGGATCACTTGCCTCAGGCAAGACTTCAGATTGGATTGGCAGGCGTTACACTATAGTCCTGGCAGCAGCAACATTTCTAATAGGTGCACTTCTAATGGGACTGGCACCATCCTTCCCCTTCCTCATAGCTGGTAGGGTTGTGGCTGGGATTGGAGTTGGCTACTCTCTCATGATTGCCCCAGTCTATGTGGCTGAGCTCTCGCCGGCTCTCACCCGGGGCTTCCTCAGCTCTCTCCCTGAGGTGTTCATCAATGGAGGAATTCTACTTGGCTACATCTCCAACTACGCTTTATCGGGCATGCCACAAAACATAAACTGGAGACTTATGCTTGGCCTTGCAGCATTCCCTGCTATTGCTGTTGCATTGGCTGTGTTGGCAATGCCAGAGTCACCTAG GTGGTTGGTCATGAAAGGCCGGTTAGATGAAGCAAAGCAGGTTTTGATGAGAACATCTGAAACCAAAGAGGAAGCTGAATTGAGACTCAAAGAGATAGCAAAAGCTGCGTCCTCATTGTTGATCACTAGTACCCCAGCAGCAGGCACTTCATTAAGCAGCAACTGGCATGGACAAGGGGTTTGGAGAGAGTTACTATTGAGGCCCACTAGGCCCATCCGCCGCATTCTAATCGCTGCCATCGGCGTCAACTTCTTCATGCAGGCCTCCGGCAATGACGCCGTTGTGTACTACAGCCCGGAGGTCTTCAGGGAGGCCGGAATTCACAACAAGAAACATCTTGTGGGTGTCACAATCCTCATGGGCATAGCCAAGACTTCCTTTGTTCTAGTATCAGCTCTGTTCTTGGACAGGTTTGGAAGGCGGCCACTTCTGTTGTTGGGCTCTATTGGCATGGCAATCTCATTGGCTTGTTTAGGCTTTGGTTCAAAGTTTCTTGAGTTTTCAGGTGACAAACCAGATTGGGCAATTGGGTTGTGTGTGGTGGCTGTTTGCTCTGCAGCTTCATTCTTTTCTATTGGGCTTGGGCCCATCACATGGGTATATTCGTCAGAAATATTTCCGATGAGGCTGAGGGCTCAAGGTTCAAGCTTGGCCATTGGGGTGAACAGATTGGTGAGTGGGTTGGTGGCCATGACATTTCTAAGCATTTCTAGGGAGATAACATTTGGAGGAATgttttttgctcttgcaggaatAATGGTGGTGGGCACAGTTttcttttacttctttttgCCAGAAACCAAAGGGAAGAGCTTAGAAGAAATTGGGGTTCTATTTGAGGATCAAGTCCATGAGGAAGAGGACGAGGAGAACCATAAAATGCTTCTTTGTTAG
- the LOC18770064 gene encoding polyol transporter 5, translating into MNKYTIVCALLASTNSILLGYDIGVMSGAVLYIKENLKITSTQVEVLVGTLNMFSLFGSLASGKTSDYIGRRYTIVLAACTFLIGALLMGLATSYLFLMAGRAVAGIGVGYALMIAPVYIAELSPAMNRGFLTSLPEVFITIGLLVGYIINYALSGLPPNINWRLMLELAAVPAVGIGLGVIAMPESPHWLVMKGKLSEAKQVLIRTSASEEEAQLRLEEISKAALALPPSTGPLTTHEDGRGAWKELLVHPSKPIRRMLIVVIGINFFMQASGNDAVVYYCPEVFKAAGIHSRKQLFGANVIRGLTKTSSVFLSASYLDRFGRRPLLLLGCAGLVISLAGLGLGSKFLEHSSTKPTWAIALCIMAVCADVSFFSIGLGPITWVYSSEIFPMRLRAQGSSLAISVNRLVSGVVSMTFLTIFNKITFGGMFFVLAGIMVVGTVFFYFFLPETKGKTLEEMGALFEDRDTSIANRVRELREM; encoded by the exons ATGAACAAATACACCATCGTCTGCGCTCTTCTGGCCTCTACAAACTCCATTCTGTTGGGTTATG ATATTGGAGTGATGAGCGGGGCAGTGCTTTACATCAAAGAGAACCTCAAGATCACATCAACACAAGTGGAAGTCTTGGTAGGAACCCTAAACATGTTCTCTTTATTTGGATCGCTAGCATCCGGGAAAACATCAGATTATATAGGTAGGCGTTACACTATAGTCTTAGCCGCATGCACATTTCTAATAGGTGCACTCCTAATGGGCCTGGCCACATCCTACCTATTCCTCATGGCCGGACGTGCCGTGGCTGGCATTGGCGTAGGCTACGCCCTCATGATTGCCCCAGTCTACATCGCAGAGCTCTCGCCCGCCATGAACCGGGGCTTCCTCACCTCTCTTCCTGAGGTGTTCATCACAATTGGCCTGTTAGTTGGTTACATaattaattatgctttgtcTGGCCTACCACCAAACATAAATTGGAGATTAATGCTAGAGTTAGCCGCGGTGCCAGCTGTCGGTATAGGGTTGGGGGTCATAGCCATGCCTGAGTCCCCTCATTGGCTTGTGATGAAAGGCAAATTAAGTGAAGCAAAACAGGTGCTGATCAGAACATCTGCTTCTGAAGAGGAAGCTCAATTGAGGCTCGAGGAGATTAGCAAGGCTGCTTTAGCTTTACCCCCTAGCACAGGCCCATTAACGACCCATGAAGATGGACGAGGGGCTTGGAAGGAGCTTTTGGTACATCCTTCTAAGCCCATTCGTCGGATGCTCATTGTTGTTATTGGGATAAACTTCTTCATGCAAGCTTCTGGAAACGACGCCGTCGTCTACTACTGTCCGGAAGTGTTCAAGGCTGCTGGAATTCACAGCAGAAAGCAGCTTTTCGGTGCCAATGTGATAAGGGGCCTGACCAAGACGTCCTCTGTGTTCCTATCGGCCAGCTACTTGGATCGCTTTGGGAGGCGGCCCCTTTTGCTACTGGGCTGTGCCGGGCTGGTGATTTCATTAGCTGGGCTAGGCCTTGGGTCAAAGTTTCTCGAGCATTCGAGTACCAAGCCAACGTGGGCCATTGCGTTGTGTATCATGGCTGTTTGCGCCGATGTCTCGTTCTTTTCAATTGGGCTTGGCCCAATAACCTGGGTCTACTCATCGGAGATCTTCCCGATGAGATTACGGGCCCAAGGTTCGAGCCTGGCCATATCAGTGAACCGGTTGGTGAGCGGGGTGGTGTCAATGACGTTTCTAACCATTTTTAATAAGATAACATTTGGTGGAATGTTTTTTGTGCTTGCGGGAATCATGGTGGTTGGTACGGTctttttttacttctttttacCAGAGACAAAAGGCAAGACCTTAGAAGAGATGGGGGCTCTTTTTGAAGATAGAGATACAAGCATTGCCAATAGGGTAAGGGAACTGAGAGAAATGTAG